CCTTAGACTGAAATAAAAGTGTATAAGCAGGATTTAAAATAATAGCTTTTTGATTTCTCATAATCTGTGTTAAAAGCATGGCAAGCTCGCCTTCTTCTATGGCTATATCCTCCCAAGGAACGAGTTTAAACCAATATTCATAATTTACACCCTCTTTAAAAATTCCTTCTTCGCTAAATTCAACCTCATCTACAAAGGAAAAATCAGTTTGAAATCCTGCTTCATTTGCGATATGAGCAAGTAATTTTGTAGTGATTTCCTCCTCTTTACTTCCTGCCACACTTGAAAAAAGAATTTTCCATCCTTGATAATACTCTTCAAAACCTTGAGTATCCTCCTCAAGAGTGATCAATCTTTTAAAATTATCCATTAAACTTTCATAAATACTATTAAATTGTTTACTTTCATCCATACCATTTTGCTTTAAAATCGCCCATTGCAAGATCGCACTTTCAAAAAGAGCAGTTGGGGTATCTGCATTAAATTCTATAAGCTTTATAGGTTTACCATCAAGACCACCTGCTAAATCAAAACGACCATATAAATGCCAATGCACTTCATTTTCCCAACTCATTTTAATAGCGTCAATAAGATTAAAAGGAATTCCAAGCTCATCAAAACGATTATTATCTATAACATTTTGCGCTGCAGCTACAAACATATCATAAAGCTCATTCACTGCTTCATAATAAGCATTAGCTTCATTTTCACTTACACATACTAACTTATCACTTATATAATCACTTCCATCTTCATCACTATGCCATGAAAATCCTATACTTTCTAAATAATCTTTTTGAAGTTTTTCAACCTGTACTACTCTCATCTTTTCTCCTTAAGATCCAAAAGAAGAACTTGAAGATGATTTAGAACCACCACCGAAAAATCCTGATTTTGAAGCACTTGAAGCAGAGCCTGCTGTACCTGCTTTATTAAAGCTATTAACACTTCTTTGATAAGCACTTTGATTTGAAAAAGCACCTCGTTGTTGATTAGCAAAATTTTGATTATTAAAAAGTTTAGAGCCTATCCAGCTACCCAAAATCGCACCTGCAGCACTTGCAAGTAAAGTTTCTCCTAAGCTCAATCCTCCACTACTGATTTGACCACCCTCTTTAGTCAAATTTGAAGTCCCATTATCAATCTTAGCTGCTTCTTCTTTGATGAGTGCATCCATTTCTTCTTTGCTTAATACTCTTTCTGTACCATTAATATCTTTTAAAACAACCCTAGTTTCATCACTTGGAAATTGATCTTTGATTTTATATTGACCTGGGGCAATTTCTTCAATGATAACAAAAGCTCCTTGAGCATTTGCTGCTTGATTTAAAGTAT
The window above is part of the Campylobacter coli genome. Proteins encoded here:
- a CDS encoding UPF0323 family lipoprotein gives rise to the protein MKKIKKIIQIGMISGLTAVAGGALVGCGGSNDNSDTLNQAANAQGAFVIIEEIAPGQYKIKDQFPSDETRVVLKDINGTERVLSKEEMDALIKEEAAKIDNGTSNLTKEGGQISSGGLSLGETLLASAAGAILGSWIGSKLFNNQNFANQQRGAFSNQSAYQRSVNSFNKAGTAGSASSASKSGFFGGGSKSSSSSSFGS
- a CDS encoding glutathionylspermidine synthase family protein — its product is MRVVQVEKLQKDYLESIGFSWHSDEDGSDYISDKLVCVSENEANAYYEAVNELYDMFVAAAQNVIDNNRFDELGIPFNLIDAIKMSWENEVHWHLYGRFDLAGGLDGKPIKLIEFNADTPTALFESAILQWAILKQNGMDESKQFNSIYESLMDNFKRLITLEEDTQGFEEYYQGWKILFSSVAGSKEEEITTKLLAHIANEAGFQTDFSFVDEVEFSEEGIFKEGVNYEYWFKLVPWEDIAIEEGELAMLLTQIMRNQKAIILNPAYTLLFQSKGILKILWELFPNHPLLLETRDTPLEGKDYVKKPVFGREGANISIIKEGKILHENVGPYGNNKNIYQEYVEFNSHDNEYYQAGVFFAYEGCGLGFRKGGLVLDNYSKFVGHVIEG